In Molothrus ater isolate BHLD 08-10-18 breed brown headed cowbird chromosome 21, BPBGC_Mater_1.1, whole genome shotgun sequence, a single genomic region encodes these proteins:
- the IFT22 gene encoding intraflagellar transport protein 22 homolog, which produces MLRAKVLLVGPRESGKSVLANFVSESTEGICSYSPTQGVRILEYEKPNLNGNGKGAACRFELWDCSGDQKFETCWPALMKDSHGVIIIFNPELPSHLKEIEMWYSCFVQQQPLLDSQCLLVAHHKPGSAGDTENLSLAYPLNKLKLIHSNLEEDPEDVQMEFIKYFRSIINIINESREREEMSIIS; this is translated from the exons ATGCTGAGGgccaaggtgctgctggtggggccCCGTGAG TCTGGCAAGTCTGTGCTGGCAAACTTCGTGTCCGAGAGCACGGAAGGGATCTGCAGCTACAGCCCCACGCAGGGGGTCAG GATCCTGGAGTATGAGAAACCGAACCTCAACGGGAACGGCAAGGGAGCTGCGTGTCGATTCGAGCTGTGGGATTGCAGTGGTGATCAGAA GTTTGAAACATGCTGGCCAGCTCTGATGAAGGACTCTCATGGTGTAATAATAATCTTCAaccctgagctgcccagccACCTGAAAGAAATTGAGATGTGGTACTCGTGCTtcgtgcagcagcagcctctgcttgaCAGTCAGTGTCTCCTGGTGGCACATCACaagcctggcagtgcaggggacACAGAAAACCTGTCCTTGG CTTATCCACTGAACAAGCTAAAATTGATACATTCCAACCTAGAGGAAGATCCTGAAGATGTTCAGATGGAATTTATCAAGTACTTCAGAAGCATTATCAACATAATAaatgagagcagagagagggaagaaatgtCAATTATCtcataa